The following proteins are encoded in a genomic region of Xanthomonas cassavae CFBP 4642:
- a CDS encoding 1-deoxy-D-xylulose-5-phosphate reductoisomerase — protein sequence MAGFSPRQVAVFGATGSIGTSALDVIARHPERLRASVLSAGRQVDTLLALCAAHRPAHAVIADEALYPALRDGLRAAGLNTQAHAGTAALDALAGSDACDTVVAAIVGAAGLPSTLAAARAGKRVLLANKESLVLAGELLTRTAAAAGAEIIPIDSEHSAIFQCLRSCDASRGVRRVILTASGGPFRGWDRAALSAVTPAQAVAHPKWSMGPKISVDSATLMNKGLEVIEAHHLFGLPGDRIDVLVHPQSLVHSLVEFVDGSTLAQLGLPDMRTTLAVGLAWPERVESGVSGLDLLLQRRLDFEAPDTAAFPCLDLAWEALRAGGTAPAILNAANEVAVSAFLQGQIGFLAIPALVEHTLTTLPRHNADTLDTLLLADAQARQTTERALAQYAFHA from the coding sequence ATGGCTGGCTTTTCTCCCCGCCAGGTCGCGGTCTTCGGCGCGACCGGCTCGATCGGCACCTCGGCCCTGGACGTGATCGCCCGCCACCCGGAGCGGCTGCGTGCCAGCGTGCTGTCGGCCGGCCGCCAGGTGGATACCCTGCTGGCGCTGTGCGCTGCCCACCGGCCCGCGCATGCGGTGATCGCCGATGAAGCGCTGTATCCGGCGCTACGCGACGGCCTGCGTGCCGCCGGCCTGAACACCCAGGCGCACGCCGGTACCGCGGCGCTGGATGCACTGGCCGGCAGCGATGCCTGCGACACGGTGGTGGCCGCGATCGTGGGTGCTGCGGGCCTGCCCTCCACCCTTGCCGCCGCGCGCGCCGGCAAGCGCGTGTTGCTGGCCAACAAGGAATCGCTGGTGCTGGCCGGCGAACTGCTGACCCGCACCGCAGCGGCCGCCGGCGCTGAAATCATCCCGATCGACAGCGAGCACAGCGCCATCTTCCAGTGCCTGCGCTCCTGCGACGCCAGCCGCGGCGTGCGTCGGGTGATCCTGACCGCCTCCGGCGGCCCGTTCCGCGGCTGGGACCGCGCCGCGCTGTCGGCCGTGACGCCCGCGCAGGCGGTGGCGCACCCCAAGTGGTCGATGGGCCCGAAGATCTCGGTGGATTCTGCGACCTTGATGAACAAGGGCCTGGAAGTCATCGAGGCGCATCACCTGTTCGGCCTTCCCGGCGACCGGATCGATGTGCTGGTGCACCCGCAAAGCCTGGTGCATTCGCTGGTCGAATTCGTCGACGGCTCCACCCTGGCCCAGTTGGGTCTGCCGGACATGCGCACCACCCTGGCGGTCGGCCTGGCCTGGCCGGAGCGGGTCGAGTCAGGTGTTTCGGGGCTGGACCTGCTGCTGCAGCGCCGGCTGGATTTCGAGGCCCCCGACACCGCCGCATTCCCCTGCCTGGACCTGGCCTGGGAGGCGCTGCGCGCCGGCGGCACCGCCCCGGCCATCCTGAACGCGGCCAACGAAGTGGCTGTTTCAGCGTTTCTTCAGGGCCAAATAGGTTTCCTAGCCATCCCTGCGTTGGTCGAACACACGTTGACAACGCTCCCGCGGCACAATGCCGACACCCTCGACACCCTGCTTCTTGCCGACGCGCAGGCCCGGCAGACCACCGAACGCGCCCTCGCCCAGTACGCCTTTCATGCCTGA
- the rseP gene encoding RIP metalloprotease RseP, whose product MGDFIGSVWWMIVSLGVLVTFHEFGHFWVARRCGVKVLRFSVGFGKPLWMRRDRHGTEFVVAAIPLGGYVRMLDEREGDVHPAERDQAFNRKTVWQRIAIVAAGPIANLLLCMAMLWAMFVVGKQDYSATVGRADGLAAEAGLTPGERIVRIDGRSVSSWSDASMQLTTAAMDKRDIQLQTTADGAGNREHTLRLSQLPVGFDERRVASLAGIGWQFMLQPPVIAEVVPGSVADGLLKPGDRIVAIDGQPIRSAEDIIPQVQALGEHGGLGMIEVARKGEQGEDRLALEIAPRKSPQGQWMIGIRPAAAPAPAYDSRQQYGLFAAVPAAIRETGRMTADSLGMMKRMLTGQASVKNISGPVTIARAANASAERGLDWFLYFLGLLSLSLAIINLMPIPILDGGHLLYYLIELIKGSPISERAMIAGQYVGLAVLAGLMGLAFYNDILGLVPR is encoded by the coding sequence ATGGGTGATTTCATCGGTTCGGTCTGGTGGATGATCGTCAGCCTGGGTGTCCTGGTGACCTTCCACGAATTCGGGCACTTCTGGGTCGCACGCCGCTGCGGCGTCAAGGTGTTGCGCTTCTCGGTGGGCTTCGGCAAGCCGCTGTGGATGCGTCGCGACCGCCACGGTACCGAGTTCGTGGTGGCGGCGATTCCGCTGGGCGGCTACGTGCGGATGCTGGACGAACGCGAAGGCGACGTGCACCCGGCCGAGCGGGACCAGGCCTTCAATCGCAAGACAGTGTGGCAGCGCATCGCGATTGTGGCCGCCGGCCCGATCGCCAATCTGCTGCTGTGCATGGCGATGCTGTGGGCCATGTTCGTGGTGGGCAAGCAGGATTACTCGGCCACGGTCGGCCGCGCCGACGGCCTGGCGGCCGAAGCCGGTCTGACCCCGGGCGAACGCATCGTGCGCATCGACGGCCGCAGCGTAAGCAGCTGGAGCGATGCCAGCATGCAGCTCACCACCGCGGCGATGGACAAACGCGACATCCAGCTGCAGACCACCGCCGACGGCGCGGGCAACCGCGAACACACCCTGCGCCTGTCGCAGTTGCCGGTCGGTTTCGACGAACGCCGCGTGGCATCGCTGGCCGGCATCGGCTGGCAGTTCATGCTGCAACCGCCGGTAATCGCCGAGGTGGTCCCCGGCTCGGTGGCCGACGGCCTGCTCAAGCCGGGCGACCGCATCGTGGCCATCGACGGCCAGCCGATCCGCTCGGCCGAAGACATCATTCCGCAGGTGCAGGCGCTGGGCGAACACGGCGGCCTGGGCATGATCGAGGTGGCGCGCAAGGGCGAACAGGGCGAGGACCGGCTGGCGCTGGAGATTGCCCCACGCAAGTCGCCGCAGGGCCAGTGGATGATCGGCATCCGCCCTGCCGCAGCGCCCGCTCCGGCGTACGACAGCCGCCAGCAGTACGGCCTGTTCGCCGCGGTGCCTGCCGCCATCCGTGAAACCGGCCGGATGACCGCCGATTCGCTGGGCATGATGAAGCGCATGCTGACCGGCCAGGCTTCGGTGAAGAACATCTCCGGGCCGGTCACGATCGCGCGCGCGGCCAACGCCTCGGCCGAACGCGGGCTCGACTGGTTCCTGTATTTCCTTGGTCTGCTGTCGCTGAGCCTGGCGATCATCAACCTGATGCCCATCCCGATCTTGGACGGTGGGCATCTGCTGTATTACCTTATCGAGTTGATCAAGGGCAGCCCGATCAGCGAACGGGCCATGATTGCCGGGCAGTATGTCGGCCTGGCGGTCTTGGCAGGCTTGATGGGACTGGCGTTCTACAACGACATCCTTGGCCTGGTTCCACGATGA
- the bamA gene encoding outer membrane protein assembly factor BamA — MTRLPTRRLLALALAAGLSLPAVALAAEPFVASDIRVDGLQRIASGTVFTYLPVNRGDTVDDAKVADSIRALYRTGFFEDVQLDRQGNILVITVKERPAINKLTVTGNKDIKSEELLKGLGDIGLSEGGTFDRLSLDRVTQELTRQYNNRGKYNVEITPTVSPLDRNRVDVAIAIKEGKAAKIRHVNLIGTEKFANEDILENWESKEHNWASWYRRDDQYSKEKMSGDLEKLNSWYLDRGYVDFSIDSTQVSISPDKRDMFVSAGVTEGEQYKISEIKITGDTVLPQADIERLVIPKAGDIFSRALLEYTSDAIVNTLSNVGYAFAKVNPIPTPNRENRTVAVNLQVVPGPRVTVRRILYKGNSRTSDEVLRREMRQFENTWYSQAAIDRSKIRLQRLGYFESVDVETPAVPGSNDQVDVVYNVKETTSGSFVFGLGYSQSFGVTTSVQLSQNNFLGGGNRVAVEASRSSYQQRYAFSYTNPFFTDDGVSLGYNLSWRSLDYSDFNTAQYNSKNGSAQVVFGVPITENDTVSAMVGIDSNQINTFQGQTPQAIIDYIDAIGTSTFHAWRAELGWARDTRNDFFMPTRGMYQRVGLEATLPGSTVEYYKFNYQISNYWPIIPAIVLNTRFELGYGDSYGNDSSRVICGIESSTTFTEQPCNGSNLLRSVTATGLPFYENFYAGGTNSVRGFEDNTLGPRSESTLNYTRGQPLGGSFKTVGSVEMYFPKLFDSPSARVSAFFDFGNVYDGVDNFKANELRASTGVALLWRAPVGPISISYAFPLKKEDNDEIERLQFTFGGQF; from the coding sequence ATGACGCGTCTTCCCACTCGCCGCCTGCTTGCCCTCGCTCTTGCCGCCGGCCTCAGCCTGCCAGCCGTTGCCCTGGCCGCCGAGCCGTTCGTTGCCAGCGACATCCGCGTCGACGGCCTGCAGCGCATTGCATCCGGCACCGTGTTCACCTATCTGCCGGTGAACCGCGGCGACACCGTGGACGATGCCAAGGTGGCCGATTCGATCCGCGCGCTCTACCGCACCGGCTTCTTCGAGGACGTGCAACTGGACCGCCAGGGCAACATCCTGGTGATCACCGTCAAGGAGCGCCCGGCGATCAACAAGCTCACCGTGACCGGCAACAAGGACATCAAGTCCGAAGAGCTGCTCAAGGGCCTGGGCGACATCGGCCTGAGCGAAGGCGGCACCTTCGATCGTCTGAGCCTGGACCGCGTGACCCAGGAACTGACCCGCCAGTACAACAACCGCGGCAAGTACAACGTCGAGATCACCCCGACGGTGAGCCCGCTGGACCGCAACCGCGTCGATGTGGCCATCGCGATCAAGGAAGGCAAGGCGGCCAAGATCCGCCACGTCAACCTGATCGGCACCGAAAAGTTCGCCAACGAGGACATCCTGGAGAACTGGGAATCCAAGGAGCACAACTGGGCCTCGTGGTATCGCCGCGACGACCAGTACTCCAAGGAAAAGATGTCCGGCGACCTGGAAAAGCTCAATTCCTGGTACCTGGATCGCGGTTACGTGGACTTCAGCATCGACTCCACCCAGGTGTCGATCAGCCCGGACAAGCGCGACATGTTCGTCAGCGCCGGCGTCACCGAGGGCGAGCAGTACAAGATTTCCGAGATCAAGATCACCGGCGACACCGTGCTGCCGCAGGCCGACATCGAGCGCCTGGTCATCCCCAAGGCCGGCGACATCTTCTCGCGTGCGCTGCTGGAGTACACCTCCGATGCGATCGTCAACACGCTGAGCAACGTCGGTTACGCGTTCGCCAAGGTCAACCCGATCCCGACCCCGAACCGCGAGAACCGCACCGTTGCGGTGAACCTGCAGGTGGTGCCCGGCCCGCGCGTGACCGTGCGCCGCATCCTTTACAAGGGCAACAGCCGCACCTCCGATGAGGTCCTGCGCCGCGAAATGCGCCAGTTCGAAAACACCTGGTATTCGCAGGCGGCGATCGACCGTTCAAAGATCCGTCTGCAGCGCCTGGGCTACTTCGAGAGCGTGGACGTGGAAACGCCGGCAGTGCCGGGCAGCAACGACCAGGTCGACGTGGTCTACAACGTCAAGGAAACCACCTCCGGCAGCTTCGTGTTCGGCCTGGGCTACTCGCAGAGCTTCGGCGTGACCACCTCGGTGCAGTTGTCGCAGAACAACTTCCTGGGCGGCGGCAACCGGGTGGCAGTGGAAGCCTCGCGCAGCAGCTACCAGCAGCGCTATGCGTTCTCCTACACCAATCCGTTCTTTACCGACGACGGCGTGTCGTTGGGCTACAACCTGTCGTGGCGCTCGCTGGACTACTCGGACTTCAACACCGCGCAGTACAACAGCAAGAACGGCTCGGCGCAGGTGGTGTTCGGCGTGCCGATCACCGAAAACGATACCGTCTCGGCGATGGTCGGCATCGACAGCAACCAGATCAACACGTTTCAGGGCCAGACCCCGCAGGCCATCATCGATTATATCGATGCGATCGGCACAAGCACCTTCCATGCCTGGCGCGCCGAACTGGGCTGGGCACGCGATACCCGCAACGACTTCTTCATGCCGACCCGCGGCATGTACCAGCGCGTCGGCTTGGAGGCCACCCTGCCCGGCTCCACGGTCGAGTACTACAAGTTCAACTACCAGATCTCCAACTATTGGCCGATCATACCGGCGATCGTATTGAATACCCGCTTCGAGCTGGGCTATGGCGACAGCTATGGCAACGACAGCTCGCGTGTGATTTGCGGAATAGAGAGCAGTACGACATTTACGGAACAACCCTGCAATGGCAGCAACCTGCTCCGATCCGTGACGGCCACCGGCCTGCCGTTCTACGAGAACTTCTACGCTGGCGGTACCAACTCGGTGCGCGGCTTCGAAGACAACACGCTGGGTCCACGTTCGGAAAGTACCCTGAACTACACGCGCGGACAGCCGCTGGGTGGTTCGTTCAAGACCGTCGGTTCGGTGGAAATGTATTTCCCGAAGCTATTCGACAGCCCGTCGGCACGCGTGTCGGCGTTCTTCGACTTCGGTAATGTCTACGACGGCGTGGACAACTTCAAGGCCAACGAGCTGCGCGCGTCCACCGGCGTGGCGCTGTTGTGGCGCGCCCCGGTCGGCCCCATCTCTATCAGCTACGCGTTCCCGCTGAAGAAGGAAGACAACGACGAGATCGAGCGCCTGCAGTTCACCTTCGGTGGCCAGTTCTAA
- the lpxD gene encoding UDP-3-O-(3-hydroxymyristoyl)glucosamine N-acyltransferase: MSLTASAIAEQFGLTVVGDGTTEVAGVATLAHAGAGQLSFLSNPRYRPQLADTQAAVVVIRAEDAEAARGTALVAKDPYTAFAKIAALFDVAPVRAPGIHPSAVVDPTAQVSPGAHVGPFVSVGARSRVGDGCIIGTGSIIGEDCVVDDGSELIARVTLVTRVRLGKRVRIHPGAVIGADGFGLAMDAGHWIKVPQLGGVVIGDDCEIGANTCIDRGALEDTVLEEDVRVDNLVQIAHNCRIGAHSAIAGCTGIAGSAKIGRYCLLGGHVGVVGHLEICDKVVITGKSVVRNSIHEPGEYSSGTPLTDNRTWRKNAARFKQLDALARRILAVGKENA; this comes from the coding sequence ATGTCTCTGACCGCCAGTGCGATTGCCGAACAATTTGGTCTGACCGTCGTTGGCGACGGCACGACCGAAGTCGCCGGGGTGGCGACACTGGCGCACGCCGGCGCAGGCCAGCTGAGCTTCCTGTCCAATCCGCGCTACCGGCCGCAGCTGGCCGACACGCAGGCGGCCGTGGTCGTGATACGCGCCGAAGATGCCGAGGCCGCGCGCGGCACCGCGCTGGTCGCCAAGGACCCGTATACCGCGTTCGCCAAGATTGCGGCGCTGTTCGACGTGGCGCCGGTACGCGCGCCCGGCATCCACCCGTCGGCAGTAGTCGACCCCACCGCACAGGTCTCGCCGGGTGCCCATGTCGGCCCGTTCGTCAGCGTCGGCGCACGCAGCCGGGTGGGCGATGGCTGCATCATCGGCACCGGCAGCATCATCGGCGAAGACTGCGTGGTGGACGATGGCAGCGAGCTGATCGCACGCGTCACCCTGGTCACCCGGGTGCGGCTGGGCAAGCGCGTACGCATCCATCCCGGCGCGGTGATCGGCGCCGACGGCTTCGGCCTGGCGATGGACGCCGGCCACTGGATCAAGGTGCCGCAGCTGGGCGGCGTGGTCATCGGCGACGATTGCGAGATCGGCGCCAACACCTGCATCGACCGCGGCGCGCTGGAAGACACCGTGCTGGAAGAAGACGTGCGCGTGGATAACCTGGTGCAGATCGCGCACAACTGCCGCATCGGCGCCCATAGTGCCATCGCTGGCTGCACCGGCATTGCCGGCAGCGCCAAGATCGGCCGCTATTGCCTGCTTGGCGGCCACGTCGGCGTGGTTGGCCACCTGGAGATCTGCGACAAGGTGGTGATCACCGGCAAATCGGTGGTGCGCAATTCCATCCATGAGCCGGGCGAATATTCGTCCGGCACCCCCCTCACCGATAACCGCACATGGCGCAAGAATGCCGCGCGCTTCAAGCAACTCGATGCGCTGGCAAGGCGCATCCTGGCTGTGGGCAAGGAGAACGCATGA
- the fabZ gene encoding 3-hydroxyacyl-ACP dehydratase FabZ, with the protein MSHPVYELPIDVNQIQTLIPHRYPFLLIDRVIELDLEAKRIVGQKNVSINEPFFQGHFPTRPVMPGVLIIEALAQAGGVMTQLGLGRDALSKLFYMVKVDNARFNKQVVPGDVLILDVQMKRLIRNMGCYYGEAKVNGEVVASAEVMCAGAKE; encoded by the coding sequence ATGAGTCACCCCGTTTACGAGCTGCCGATCGACGTCAACCAGATCCAGACGCTGATCCCGCACCGCTACCCGTTCCTGCTGATCGACCGCGTCATCGAGCTGGACCTGGAAGCCAAGCGCATCGTCGGCCAGAAGAACGTCAGCATCAACGAGCCGTTCTTCCAGGGCCACTTCCCGACCCGCCCGGTGATGCCCGGCGTGCTGATCATCGAAGCGCTGGCGCAGGCCGGCGGCGTGATGACCCAGCTCGGCCTGGGGCGCGATGCGTTGTCCAAGTTGTTCTATATGGTCAAGGTCGACAACGCCCGCTTCAACAAGCAGGTGGTGCCGGGCGACGTGCTGATCCTGGACGTGCAGATGAAACGCCTGATCCGCAACATGGGATGCTATTACGGCGAGGCCAAGGTCAACGGCGAAGTCGTGGCCAGCGCGGAAGTCATGTGCGCCGGCGCCAAGGAATAA